The following are encoded in a window of Perca fluviatilis chromosome 21, GENO_Pfluv_1.0, whole genome shotgun sequence genomic DNA:
- the rpp30 gene encoding LOW QUALITY PROTEIN: ribonuclease P protein subunit p30 (The sequence of the model RefSeq protein was modified relative to this genomic sequence to represent the inferred CDS: deleted 1 base in 1 codon) produces MSVFMDLNVNYTADKSRLQSLVETAAHLGFSTVAINYVFEPTAKKKQEIPSPTPISELMDPLPVVQGRSRPIRVLNRLTIVMSDASHFRPTAVEYRRFDLLAVQPTTEKLFHAACMIYDVDIICISVTEKLPFFFKRAPVNGAIERGLVFEVSYSAAIRDSTMRRYTIANAVCLMETCKGKSVILSSAAEKPLELRGPYDITNLGLLFGLSEGEAKEAVSSTCRSVLLHAETRKTASGIIHTVKSCSHSPPADGEAPPAKRARPQLTE; encoded by the exons TCGGTTTCTCTACCGTCGCCATCAACTACGTGTTTGAACCAACGGCCAAAAAGAAACAG GAGATTCCCTCCCCGACGCCAATCAGCGAGCTGATGGATCCCCTGCCTGTCGTACAG GGTCGCTCCCGGCCAATCAGAGTGCTGAACAGACTGACCATTGTGATGTCAGACGCCAGTCACTTT AGGCCGACTGCTGTGGAGTATCGGCGTTTCGACCTGCTGGCCGTCCAGCCGACCACAGAGAAACTCTTCCAC gcaGCCTGTATGATATATGATGTAGACATCATCTGTATCTCAGTGACAGAGAAACTTCCCTTCTTCTTCAAGAGAGCGCCGGTCAACGGG gcgATAGAGAGAGGTCTAGTATTTGAGGTCTCTTACTCTGCAGCCATCAGAGACTCCACCATGAGGCGCTACACCATCGCCAACGCCGTGTGTCTGATGGAGACGTGTAAAGGCAAG agtGTGATCCTGTCCAGCGCTGCGGAGAAG ccTCTGGAGCTCAGA GGGCCCTATGACATCACCAACCT AGGTCTGTTGTTCGGTCTGTCAGAAGGAGAAGCGAAGGAAGCCGTCTCCTCCACCTGTCGATCGGTCCTTCTCCACGCAG AAACCAGGAAGACAGCGAGTGGGATCATCCACACGGTGAAGAGCTGCAGCCATTCGCCGCCTGCAGACG GTGAGGCCCCCCCAGCCAAGAGAGCCCGGCCTCAGCTGACCGAGTGA